In Chlamydiota bacterium, the genomic window TCGATAAATAAAAGAATGTACCAACGTACCAATGTGCCAATGTCAAAAAACTCATTTATTCATTGGCACATAGGCACATTGGCACATCGGCACAATAATTTATGATTGTAGAAAATAACAAAGTTTGCGTCTTGGTCAGCGGCGGCTTGGATAGCGCCGTCCTTCTCTCCCTCATGGCCCAACGTTTTAAAGAGGTCTATCCCGTGTATGTTCTTTGTGGCCTCTTTTGGGAAAAGGCAGAGCTCTACTGGCTCAAAAAATTTTTGAAGAAAATTTTATTCTCAAATCTTCATCCCCTTAAAATACTCCAAATACCTGTCCATAACTTTTATGAAAATCATTGGAGCCTAACAGGGAAAAATGTTCCGGATGCAAAATCTCAAGATAAAGAAGTGTATTTGCCAGGGCGAAACCTTCTTCTTTTGTCCCAGGCCGCTACTTACTGCGCCCTTGAGAAAATTAAAAATGTGGCGCTTGGCATTTTAAAAAGCAATCCTTTCCCCGACAGTCAACCCGCTTTTTTTAGCTCCTTTGAAAAAGCGGGCTCACTTGCTTTTAAAACGCCATTTCATGTTCTGACCCCGCTATCTCGTATGACAAAATCGGAGCTGGTGAAAAAGGGAAAAGATTTGCCTTTAGAATGGACCTTTTCTTGCCTGAGGCCCAAAGGTTATCAGCCTTGCAGGAATTGCAACAAATGTGAGGAAAGAAGAAATGTTATGAGTGTTTCAGAAAACCCCTTTCTAGCCAAAAACCGTTCAAATTTGTAAATAAAATCTAAAATTTATCCAATCTGGTGCATTGGTCATCTAACGTGTTATGTGGTATATATTTATTAGAATATTGAGAAAGGAGTCTCTATGAAAAGCAAAGGGATGATTTTTGCTGCGCTGATGATGTTTTTGTCATTTCAAGCACCGGCTGTGGAAAAGGTCCCGCAAACTCATTTCAATTTGTTATCTTCCTCAAAAGAAGGCAATACCTTTTCTCTTGTTTGCAATGGGAAAATGATGTTTTTTGTTTTTTGCATGCCTCAAAAGAATGGGGATAGACAGGTTAAAGTTTTAGGGACGAGTGTCGATAAAATAAAAGAACGTTTGGGAGAAATCCAGAGTCAGGAAAAGGAAGTCAGTGAAAATAAAAATGACGTCAACGATCAGGGCGAAAAATTCATAGAGGTTTCTAGAGAAGTGAGCTATGAAGATGGTGTTTATGTCAAGGATGTAACTCTTCATGTAGGGACGAGAGATCTTTCCAAACATGTCGAGATCTCCGCAGATCAATATTCCAAAGAGGTGACAACACGCGAACATCCTATAGGAGGAGATACAGGATTTGATGTTGAGATTCAAAGAGTTTTGGTGATAGATAAAGCGCAAGGAGAAATCACTCTTGGGGTCTCAAAATCTTTGGGTGATCTCCAGGAAGAAACGGTCGGCATTGATATTCTCAGCAGAACTTTGACTTTGACAAAAGAAGGACAGATCATTGTTCAAATTTCTAGAATCTTTCCTTGTGATGCAGATTGTTGGAATGAGGCTCTCCCCGATACACTTACTTTTACAATCGATTTACCCAGGGCCGGAGAGGCAAAGGTTTTGGGCTTTATAAATGGGGAAGAAGGACATTGGGGAATGTCTCAGAATGAGAGGTATCATGAGGGAGAGACGAATCTTCTATTAGATTTATCAGGCCAGAATACGCTTGGAATGATGTTGGGCGATGAGAAGAAGAATCTACCTCTTGAATTTGGAATGAATTCTGAGGGCGATTTTTTTGGACAGGTGTATCGAAGAGATCTACAAAACGTTTCTGAGATTCAAAAGGAATGGTTGAAAGACCAGGTTGGACATGAGAATCTAATGGCGGCGGATTTAAAGAATGTGATGGCGCAGGGGAAAGGTCTTAATTTAGCGAAGGGACAGATGATGGATGAAGGAAACTCTGCCATTCGGCCAGTGAGTTCCCCGATTGCTTCCCCTCGGGAGAACCCTGTGTCTGAAAAGCTTTCTCTCGAAGAGAGGCCCGCTCTTCACGATGCTGTTCATGAGATGCCAAGTGTTGATAAAGAGGCTCTTGATACAAGGAATGACGGGATTGACTCAAGAAGGTAAGAGCATTCTTAAATTAAAACAAAAACATTTCTTGGGTCTGTGAGGCAGGAAGCGGCGTCCAATTTACTTTGACATCAAGGCGTTGAGTGCCGTCTTTGGAAAGGTAATGCAGGCTTTGGTGCCTCAGGCCGTATTCGTAAACTTCTTTCGTCAGTTGGACGTCGTTGAGGCAGTACGCTTTTATTTTTTCGATTTCTCCTGCCTTGGGAGCACTGGATAGTCAAAGCTTTTGATATTAAATCCAATCATAAGAGAGGCCTCACTTAAAATTTGATTGAGCCCAGATAACTCTTTTTCCTCGTAAGCCGTGTATTGGTTCGTCTTACTCTGATAAATCCCAACAACAGAAACGCCCAGTTGGTCTAAATATCTTCGGTCAATGTCTGAAAACGCCTTTTGGGTTTCAATATCTAGGACGATGTAGTTCATAGTGAAAGTTCAAAAGTTTAAAGGTTCAAAAGTTCAAAAGACAAGATCCAAAAGTTCTTGACCTTTGAACTCTTGAACCTGTTTTTAAGAGCAACCACTCGTTTCACCACAGTTTAAGCATTTGTAGCAGGCCCCATTTCTGACCATGATTTCTCCGCAGGCATGGCAGGGGGGGGCGTCTGTGTCTACTTGAAAGGTGCGGGTTTCTCCCTTTTCAGGTTCTCTCTTTTGCTTGGGGGCTTCCACGTTTGCCACTTCTTCTGAAAGTGAAGCGGGAGTAGCCTTCTGGCCCTTCGGTAAAAATTTCAACGCCAGCCATCTAAAAATATAATCAATGATGGATTTGGCGAAGCGAATTTCAGGATGATGCGTGATTCCTGAAGGCTCAAAACGCTGATGACTGAATTTATCCGTGAGAACCTTCAGGGGCACTCCATATTGAAGCGCCAGGGAAATAGAGGTCGAGAAAGAATCCATGAGGCCTGAAATCACAGACCCTTCCTTGGACATGGTGATGAAAATTTCACCGGGCATACGGTCCTCATAAAGGCCTACTGTGATATAGCCTTCATGACCCGCAATGCTGAATTTATGGGTGATGGCTTCTCTCTCATCCGATAGGCGCCGGCGAGTGGGTTTCGCCGCTACAGCCACAGCGGAGTCCTTGTCATCCAGAGAGGTTGAAAGAGGTTGTGTTCTCTTAGATCCATCTCGATAAATGGCAATCGCCTTGAGGCCTAGTTTCCAAGCCTGGATATAAGCCTCCATGATTTCATCAAGAGAGGCCTCTTGAGGCAAATTCACCGTCTTGGAAATGGCGCCTGAAATGAAGGGCTGAACCGCCGCCATCATGCGAATGTGTCCCATGTAATGAATGGACCTTTTTCCCTTCAAGGCCTTGAAGGCACAGTCAAAGACGGGAAGATGTTTTTCATCCAAAGGAGGTGCCCCTTCGATGGTGTCATTTTTATCAATGAAACTTACAATTTCTTTGGTTTGGGAATCATCGTATCCCAAACGCCTTAGAGCTTCGGGAACGGTTTGATTCACAATTTTAATGAGACCGCCGCCGACCAGCTTCTTATATTTGACAAGGGCGATGTCAGGCTCAATCCCGGTGGTGTCGCAATCCATCATGAAGCCAATGGTTCCCGTGGGTGCAATCACCGTCACTTGAGAATTCCGGTAGCCGTATTCGCTTCCGATTGCGTACGTGTCTTGCCAAATCTCCCGGGCTTTTTCTAAAAGATTTTTTGGGACGAGAGAGGCATTGATATTTTCAACCGCAGCGGCATGCTTTTCGATGACCCGCAGCATAGGCTTTCGATTTTTTTCATAGCCCTCGAAAGGTCCGGTGTGCCGAGCG contains:
- a CDS encoding vitamin B12-dependent ribonucleotide reductase (catalyzes the reduction of ribonucleotides to deoxyribonucleotides; the rate-limiting step in dNTP synthesis), with the translated sequence AIDKNSHDYRPLGLGYANLGALLMARGLPYDSEEGRAYTAVISAIMHGQAYKTSALIARHTGPFEGYEKNRKPMLRVIEKHAAAVENINASLVPKNLLEKAREIWQDTYAIGSEYGYRNSQVTVIAPTGTIGFMMDCDTTGIEPDIALVKYKKLVGGGLIKIVNQTVPEALRRLGYDDSQTKEIVSFIDKNDTIEGAPPLDEKHLPVFDCAFKALKGKRSIHYMGHIRMMAAVQPFISGAISKTVNLPQEASLDEIMEAYIQAWKLGLKAIAIYRDGSKRTQPLSTSLDDKDSAVAVAAKPTRRRLSDEREAITHKFSIAGHEGYITVGLYEDRMPGEIFITMSKEGSVISGLMDSFSTSISLALQYGVPLKVLTDKFSHQRFEPSGITHHPEIRFAKSIIDYIFRWLALKFLPKGQKATPASLSEEVANVEAPKQKREPEKGETRTFQVDTDAPPCHACGEIMVRNGACYKCLNCGETSGCS
- a CDS encoding 7-cyano-7-deazaguanine synthase is translated as MIVENNKVCVLVSGGLDSAVLLSLMAQRFKEVYPVYVLCGLFWEKAELYWLKKFLKKILFSNLHPLKILQIPVHNFYENHWSLTGKNVPDAKSQDKEVYLPGRNLLLLSQAATYCALEKIKNVALGILKSNPFPDSQPAFFSSFEKAGSLAFKTPFHVLTPLSRMTKSELVKKGKDLPLEWTFSCLRPKGYQPCRNCNKCEERRNVMSVSENPFLAKNRSNL